The following are from one region of the Molothrus aeneus isolate 106 chromosome 7, BPBGC_Maene_1.0, whole genome shotgun sequence genome:
- the SLC35F5 gene encoding solute carrier family 35 member F5, protein MVWVFIMNRMSSQSSSSAQRRRMALGIVILLLVDVIWVASSELTSYVFTRYNKPFFSTFAKTSMFVLYLLGFIVWKPWRQQCTRGFRGRHAAFFADAEGYFAACTTDTTVNSSLSEPLYVPVKFHDLPTEKNGSNSSDADKTPKKPRVRFSNIMEIRQLPSSHALEAKLSRMSYPTVKEQESILKTVGKLTASQVAKISFFFCFVWFLANFSYQEALSDTQVAIVNILSSTSGLFTLILAAVFPSNSGDRFTLSKLLAVILSIGGVVLVNLSGSEKSAGKDTIGSIWSLVGAMLYAVYIVMIKRKVDREDKLDIPMFFGFVGLFNLLLLWPGFFLLHYTGFEAFEFPNKLIWMCIVINGLIGTVLSEFLWLWGCFLTSSLIGTLALSLTIPLSIIADMCMQKVQFSWLFFAGAVPVFFSFFIATLLCHYNNWDPVMVGIRRIFAFICRKHRIQRMPEESEQCESLIPMHSVSQDGDGCCS, encoded by the exons ATGGTGTGGGTGTTTATCATGAACCGGatgagctcccagagcagctcatcTGCCCAGCGCAGGCGAATGGCTCTAGGAATTGTCATTCTGCTCCTGGTTGATGTCATCTGGGTGGCCTCTTCAGAACTCACTTCT tATGTTTTTACAAGGTACAACAAACCCTTTTTCAGTACATTTGCAAAAACATCCATGTTTGTTCTATACCTCCTGGGATTTATTGTTTGGAAGCCATGGAGGCAACAGTGTACTCGTGGGTTTCGTGGAAGGCATGCAGCTTTT TTTGCAGATGCTGAAGGTTATTTTGCTGCTTGTACAACAGATACCACTGTGAACAGTTCTCTG AGTGAACCTTTATATGTTCCTGTAAAGTTTCATGATTTGCCAACTGAAAAAAATGGCAGTAATAGTAGTGATGCAGACAAAA cACCCAAGAAGCCTCGTGTGAGGTTCAGTAACATCATGGAGATCCGGCAGCTGCCATCAAGCCATGCTTTGGAGGCAAAGCTGTCCCGCATGTCCTACCCAACAGTGAAGGAGCAGGAATCCATCTTAAAAACTGTGGGAAAGCTCACTGCAAGCCAAGTAGCAAAAAttagctttttcttttgcttcgTG tggtTCTTGGCAAATTTCTCATACCAAGAAGCTCTGTCAGATACCCAAGTTGCCATAGTTAATATCTTGTCATCAACGTCTG GGCTTTTTACATTAATCTTAGCTGCAGTCTTTCCCAGCAACAGTGGAGATCGGTTTACCCTGTCCAAATTATTAGCTGTTATTTTAAG CATTGGTGGTGTGGTACTTGTTAACCTTTCTGGATCTGAAAAATCTGCTGGAAAAGATACAATAG gTTCCATTTGGTCTCTTGTAGGAGCAATGCTGTATGCTGTCTACATAGTCATGATAAAAAGGAAAGTAGATAGAGAAGATAAACTTGACATACCAATGTTCTTTG GTTTTGTAGGACTGTTTAATCTGTTGCTGCTGTGGCCAGGGTTCTTCCTGCTTCACTATACTGGGTTTGAAGCATTTGAGTTTCCTAATAAACTGATATGGATGTGCATTGTCATAAATGGCCTTATTGGAACAGTTTTGTCAGAGTTCCTCTGGCTGTG GGGCTGCTTTCTTACCTCATCACTGATAGGCACACTTGCCCTAAGCCTTACAATACCTCTGTCCATAATAGCTGACATGTGCATGCAAAAG GTGCAGTTTTCCTGGTTATTTTTTGCAGGAGCAGtacctgtatttttttcatttttcattgcaACTCTCTTGTGTCACTATAACAACTGGGATCCAGTGATGGTGGGAATCAGAAgaatttttgcctttatttgtAGAAAACATCGAATTCAGAG AATGCCAGAAGAGAGTGAGCAGTGTGAAAGCCTCATCCCTATGCATAGTGTTTCACAGGATGGAGATGGCTGCTGTTCATAG